In Cololabis saira isolate AMF1-May2022 chromosome 4, fColSai1.1, whole genome shotgun sequence, one DNA window encodes the following:
- the LOC133442544 gene encoding extracellular calcium-sensing receptor-like, translating into MAFAIDEINRNSNLLPNVTLGYSLYDNCLSLGVGFRAALALVSGQEEQIVLNETCEGNPPVLGIVGDSSSTVSIAISTVLGLYRVPMVSYFATCSCLSDRQKFPSFFRTIANDAFQVRAMIQILKHFGWTWAGLLISDDDYGLHAARSFQSDLSASGGGCLAYLEVLPWGKNTAELRRIVDVMKKSTARVVIVFAHQSNMIDLMEEVVRQNITGLQWMASEAWSTAAVLQTPHLMPYLGGTLAIAIRRGEIAGLREFLLQTLPDLLHNHSYGNNMVNQFWEFTFKCRFAPPPPGWVEAGRKVCTGGEDLQTAVTELLDTSNLRPEYNVYKAVYALAHALHEMLQCEPGRGPFSGQRCATLKALEPWQLVYYLEHVNFTTPFGDEVSFDENGDALPIYDVMNWMGLPDGTIEVHNVGEVKASAFKGEELTLDEDKIFWNFASKKPPQSLCSENCPPGSRVVRKKGEPECCFYCIPCSEGKFSNTTNSLECITCPEDFWPNPQRDHCVPKKTEFLSYQEPLGICLTVVSLLGTCFCVVVLGIFTYHRQTPLVRANNSELSFLLLLSLKLCFLCSLLFIGRPKLWTCQLRHAAFGISFVLCVSCILVKTMVVLAVFKASKPGGGDVLKWFGVSQQRGTVLVLTSVQAVICIVWIVSASPAPHKNTQYHNDKIVYECVVGSTIGFSVLLGYIGILAFLSFILAFLARNLPNNFNEAKLITFSMLIFCAVWVAFVPAYISSPGKYADAVEVFAILASSFGLLVALFGPKCYIILLRPEQNTKKVLMARSNVP; encoded by the exons ATGGCCTTTGCTATTGATGAGATCAACAGAAACTCCAACCTGCTTCCCAACGTGACCCTGGGATACAGTCTGTACGATAACTGTCTCTCGCTTGGAGTTGGATTCCGTGCAGCATTGGCGTTAGTCAGTGGCCAAGAGGAGCAAATTGTGCTGAATGAGACCTGTGAAGGAAATCCTCCAGTCCTGGGGATTGTTGGTGATTCTTCATCTACAGTCTCTATTGCCATCTCCACTGTCTTAGGTTTGTACAGAGTACCGATG GTGAGTTATTTTGCCACATGTTCCTGCCTGAGTGATCGGCAGAAGTTTCCATCCTTCTTCAGAACAATTGCAAATGATGCTTTCCAG GTCCGCGCTATGATCCAGATTCTGAAACACTTTGGCTGGACTTGGGCAGGTCTGCTGATCAGTGATGATGATTACGGACTCCATGCTGCCAGATCCTTCCAGTCTGATCTGAGTGCGTCTGGTGGAGGTTGTCTGGCGTACTTAGAAGTTTTACCCTGGGgcaaaaacacagctgaactgaGGAGGATTGTGGACGTGATGAAGAAATCCACAGCTCGAGTGGTCATTGTGTTTGCACATCAGAGTAACATGATTGATCTCATGGAAGAG GTCGTGAGACAGAATATAACCGGCCTGCAATGGATGGCCAGTGAAGCCTGGTCTACAGCTGCTGTCCTCCAGACCCCTCATCTCATGCCATACCTGGGGGGAACGTTGGCGATTGCAATTCGCCGAGGAGAAATAGCAGGTCTAAGGGAGTTCCTTTTGCAAACACTTCCTGACCTGCTTCACAACCACAGCTATGGAAATAACATG GTAAATCAGTTTTGGGAATTTACATTCAAGTGTAGATTTGCGCCACCTCCACCTGGCTGGGTGGAAGCTGGGAGGAAAGTATGCACTGGAGGGGAAGATCTCCAGACTGCGGTGACCGAGTTGTTGGACACGTCTAACCTCAGGCCTGAGTACAACGTTTACAAGGCCGTGTATGCTCTGGCTCACGCCCTTCATGAAATGCTGCAGTGTGAGCCAGGGAGAGGACCTTTCAGTGGGCAAAGGTGTGCCACTTTAAAAGCACTTGAACCATGGCAG CTTGTGTATTACCTGGAACATGTCAATTTCACCACACCATTTGGTGATGAGGTGTCATTTGATGAGAATGGTGATGCTTTACCGATATATGATGTTATGAACTGGATGGGGCTCCCTGATGGAACAATTGAAGTTCACAATGTGGGTGAAGTTAAAGCATCAGCCTTTAAAGGTGAAGAACTCACActtgatgaagacaaaatcttCTGGAACTTTGCATCAAAAAAG CCACCCCAGTCACTCTGCAGTGAGAACTGTCCTCCGGGGTCCCGTGTGGTGAGAAAGAAGGGGGAACCTGAGTGCTGTTTTTACTGCATCCCTTGCTCTGAGGGAAAGTTCAGTAATACCACCA ACTCCTTGGAGTGCATCACATGTCCAGAGGATTTTTGGCCCAACCCCCAACGAGACCATTGTGTTCCTAAGAAGACAGAGTTTCTCTCCTATCAGGAGCCTCTTGGTATCTGTTTGACAGTGGTCTCATTGCTGGGCACATGTTTCTGTGTTGTTGTCCTGGGGATCTTCACCTATCACCGACAAACACCTTTAGTACGAGCCAACAACTCAGAACTGAGCTTCCTGCTGTTATTGTCTCTTAAGCTCTGCTTCCTGTGTTCGCTGCTCTTCATTGGACGACCCAAACTGTGGACATGTCAACTGAGACATGCAGCATTTGGGATCAGCTTTGTGCTTTGTGTCTCATGCATCCTGGTTAAAACCATGGTGGTTCTGGCCGTCTTCAAAGCCTCCAAACCAGGAGGTGGAGACGTTCTCAAGTGGTTTGGTGTTTCCCAGCAGAGAGGAACTGTTTTAGTTCTTACTTCTGTTCAGGCAGTCATCTGCATAGTTTGGATTGTCTCTGCCTCTCCAGCTcctcataaaaacacacaatacCACAATGACAAGATTGTTTATGAGTGTGTAGTTGGATCCACTATTGGCTTTTCAGTGTTACTGGGTTACATTGGCATCCTGGCctttcttagttttattttagcaTTTCTGGCAAGAAATCTTCCAAACAACTTCAATGAGGCCAAACTCATCACGTTCAGCATGCTGATCTTCTGTGCTGTGTGGGTGGCCTTTGTGCCTGCTTATATCAGTTCACCAGGTAAATATGCAGATGCAGTGGAGGTATTTGCCATCCTGGCCTCCAGTTTTGGCCTCTTGGTGGCGCTGTTTGGTCCCAAATGTTACATAATCCTACTGAGACCGgaacaaaacacaaagaaagtTCTCATGGCCCGAAGCAATGTGCCATAA
- the LOC133442545 gene encoding LOW QUALITY PROTEIN: extracellular calcium-sensing receptor (The sequence of the model RefSeq protein was modified relative to this genomic sequence to represent the inferred CDS: inserted 2 bases in 1 codon; deleted 5 bases in 3 codons; substituted 3 bases at 3 genomic stop codons), with translation MSWLVTLWTCSAPSLLLVRLVGRQLGLRVGLQLVQTVNCWGTPSAKGLFENGDVIIGGLFSLRYAPPAEDHDYTQQPGNKPCTGLQTLPLQYISAMVFALEQINHGXTLLPGVKLGYHIHNSCALPAWALQAALSMVGGDIPTCNADAGYGEENGDVGVEEPIPLIIDGYSSTTAQILSRTLGPLSVLLLSYTASCPCXSDRQQYPNTFRTMARDIYQSRAVAQLAIHFHWTWIGAVIANNDYGYMALKEVFEEIIQGEGVCLAFVETLQRENIVSDAKRAALTIQASFAKVILIFTWYTDVMELFQPLDKINVRKRLMESSDCEVWSTSVDLLQNAASHKVARGVLGVAIRSSALPGFENYLQNLNPCLRPNDELLRDHWEIVFGCTHGVMTLSSYNSSSQFQAGRSFQKSSLPPCKGTETLSRVNNLFTDTSQLRVTYNVYLAVYAAAHALHSLLSCHYRNGPSGNNNSSCIFPKQIRPFELSIITXGKVNFTTPQGELFYFQGADITAKYDLVNWQSSPEGGLVLIGCVDGFDLQLNESAIEWRTGYNQVPVSVCPPGTRMANRKGEPICCFDCILCAVGEISNITGSPRCEHCPPEFWSNAERTACFPRQLDSLAFNETLGITLTAVAVSGATVTVAVFVVFLHHRQTPMVRANNSELSFLLLLSLKLCFLCSLVFTGHPSVWTCRFQQAAFGISFVLCVSCLQVKTIVVLAAFHSARPGAEALMKWFGPRQQRGSAGLFTSLQVRNLINMRRTICIIWLSLSPPMPQPDLMFQDXRSPGCAMDSVVVCTSLLLAFLARKLPDNFNEAKLITFSMLIFCAVSVAFVPAYVSSPGKYEKNIAVEIFAILASSFGLLFCIFAPKCFIILLRPEKNTKKHLKPR, from the exons ATGTCTTGGCTTGTTACTCTGTGGACCTGCTCTGCTCCATCGCTGCTCCTTGTGAGGCTTGTGGGCAGACAGCTGGGGCTCAGGGTGGGTTTGCAGTTGGTTCAAACGGTAAATTGTTGGGGAACACCGAGTGCCAAAggtttgtttgaaaatggagaCGTAATCATCGGTGGTCTCTTTAGCCTGCGCTACGCTCCTCCAGCTGAGGACCATGACTACACTCAGCAA CCAGGCAACAAACCGTGCACTGG GTTACAAACTCTGCCGCTGCAGTACATCTCTGCTATGGTGTTTGCTTTGGAGCAGATCAATCATGGTTAAACCTTGCTCCCAGGTGTGAAGCTGGGCTATCATATCCATAATAGCTGTGCCCTCCCTGCTTGGGCTCTGCAGGCAGCGCTGTCAATGGTTGGCGGGGACATCCCTACCTGTAATGCAGATGCTGGATATGGAGAAGAAAATGGAGATGTGGGAG TTGAGGAGCCCATTCCTCTGATTATTGACGGTTACTCGTCCACAACTGCACAGATCCTCTCCAGAACCCTGGGACCACTTTCTGTGCTTTTA TTGAGCTACACAGCTAGCTGCCCTTG AAGTGACAGGCAGCAATATCCTAACACTTTCAGGACCATGGCCAGGGATATATATCAATCCCGTGCTGTCGCCCAGCTTGCCATACACTTCCACTGGACCTGGATTGGAGCAGTGATAGCAAATAACGATTATGGTTATATGGCACTGAAGGAG GTGTTTGAGGAGATCATTCAGGGGGAGGGAGTGTGTCTGGCATTTGTAGAGACTCTCCAAAGAGAAAATATTGTAAGTGATGCCAAACGAGCAGCGCTCACAATTCAGGCTTCATTTGCAAAAGTGATTTTGATCTTCACCTGGTACACAGATGTGATGGAACTGTTTCAACCACTTGACAAAATCAATGTAAGAAAGAGATTAATGGAATCTA GTGACTGCGAGGTTTGGAGCACCAGTGTTGATCTTCTCCAAAACGCTGCCTCACATAAAGTGGCACGTGGTGTTCTTGGCGTGGCCATTCGAAGCTCAGCTCTACCTGGATTTGAAAATTATCTGCAAAATTTAAACCCATGTCTTCGCCCAAATGATGAGTTACTGAGGGATCATTGGGAGATTGTGTTTGGCTGTACTCATGGAGTCATGACACTTTCCTCTTATAATTCATCATCACAATTTCAAGCAGGAAGGTCTTTTCAGAAATCTTCTCTACCACCCTGCAAAGGCACAGAGACTCTCTCT AGAGTGAATAATCTTTTTACTGACACTTCCCAGCTGAGGGTGACATATAATGTCTACCTTGCAGTTTATGCAGCAGCCCACGCCCTTCACAGCCTTCTCTCATGCCATTATAGAAACGGCCCTTCTGGAAACAACAACTCCAGCTGCATTTTTCCGAAACAAATAAGACCATTTGAGCTGAGCATTAT CACTTGAGGAAAAGTGAACTTCACCACACCACAAGGAGAGCTGTTTTATTTCCAAGGGGCTGACATTACTGCAAAATATGACCTCGTCAACTGGCAGAGCAGCCCGGAGGGAGGACTTGTTTTGATCGGTTGTGTGGATGGGTTTGACTTGCAACTGAATGAGTCAGCAATTGAATGGCGCACAGGATACAATCAG GTGCCGGTTTCAGTGTGCCCTCCCGGTACACGGATGGCCAACAGGAAAGGAGAACCCATCTGCTGTTTTGATTGCATCTTATGTGCTGTTGGGGAGATTAGCAACATAACTG GCTCCCCTCGTTGTGAGCACTGTCCACCTGAATTCTGGTCCAATGCTGAACGAACTGCCTGCTTTCCTCGCCAACTGGACTCCCTTGCCTTCAATGAAACTTTGGGCATCACCCTCACAGCAGTGGCCGTTTCTGGGGCAACAGTGACAGTAGCAGTGTTTGTGGTGTTCCTTCATCACCGTCAAACACCTATG GTGCGTGCCAACAACTCGGAGCTAAGCTTTTTGCTTCTCCTGTCACTGAAGCTCTGTTTCCTATGCTCGCTGGTGTTTACTGGTCATCCATCAGTCTGGACTTGTCGATTCCAGCAGGCAGCTTTTGGGATCAGCTTTGTGCTTTGTGTTTCCTGCCTCCAAGTAAAGACCATCGTGGTTCTGGCAGCCTTCCACTCAGCTCGGCCTGGCGCTGAAGCCCTGATGAAGTGGTTTGGTCCAAGACAGCAGAGAGGAAGTGCTGGCCTTTTCACTTCTCTACAGGTCAGGAact TAATTAACATGAGACGTACAATCTGTATTATTTGGCTTTCGCTCAGCCCTCCCATGCCTCAGCCTGACCTGATGTTCCAGGATTAAAGGTCACCCGGATGTGCCATGGACTCTGTGGTGGTATGCACCAGTCTTCTCTTGGCCTTTCTTGCGAGAAAACTCCCAGACAACTTTAACGAAGCCAAATTGATCACATTCAGCATGCTGATTTTCTGTGCTGTTTCGGTAGCTTTTGTTCCTGCTTACGTTAGTTCCCCaggaaaatatgaaaaa aatatTGCTGTGGAGATTTTTGCCATCCTTGCCTCTAGCTTTGGTTTACTATTCTGCATCTTTGCCCCAAAGTGTTTCATCATTCTTTTAAGGCCAGAGAAGAACACCAAGAAGCATCTGAAACCAAGATAG